In Halobaculum magnesiiphilum, the following proteins share a genomic window:
- a CDS encoding DUF7284 family protein translates to MTGSLLDVCLALLLIGAAAGTLVGADAEAAIAADIGVASSRASGTAETLASSTAAVEYTLAPDREGTGTDGAAASPEATRVAHATLAEHLARAAVRSTTFDASGRGDDTTPADVSVPSATVTDYRRTVRETVAGAIGPRTRVRAVWRPLPCDDRGGADRDGADRGGADRGSTGREEAHRIGGEVTVGPRPPASATVHAARFAVPVAPSSEPTPSDRVDADKPSRAAVRTVAVLFPPDRVAAAARGDSAAAAAVTERYRAVGDALGVDAVGALKRGGPREANRALATALAERYPAERRSTDDAVDGSDSCVGDPNRVTVVVRTWSP, encoded by the coding sequence ATGACCGGGTCGCTGCTCGACGTGTGTCTCGCGCTCCTCCTGATCGGCGCCGCGGCCGGAACGCTCGTCGGCGCCGACGCGGAGGCAGCCATCGCCGCCGACATCGGAGTCGCGTCGTCGCGTGCGAGCGGAACCGCCGAGACGCTCGCGTCGTCGACGGCGGCGGTCGAGTACACGCTCGCTCCCGATCGCGAGGGAACGGGAACCGACGGTGCGGCCGCATCGCCGGAGGCAACGCGGGTTGCCCACGCGACGCTGGCCGAGCATCTCGCGCGCGCAGCGGTCCGGTCGACGACGTTCGATGCCTCGGGGCGGGGTGACGACACGACACCGGCCGACGTGTCGGTGCCGTCGGCGACGGTCACGGACTACCGACGGACGGTCCGTGAGACGGTCGCCGGGGCGATCGGTCCACGGACGAGGGTGCGCGCCGTCTGGCGTCCGCTCCCGTGCGACGACCGAGGGGGCGCGGATCGAGACGGGGCGGACCGGGGCGGAGCGGATCGAGGCAGTACAGGCCGGGAGGAAGCCCATCGGATCGGCGGCGAGGTCACGGTCGGCCCTCGGCCGCCCGCGTCGGCAACTGTCCACGCCGCTCGGTTCGCCGTTCCGGTCGCCCCGTCGTCGGAACCGACTCCGAGCGACCGGGTCGACGCTGACAAGCCCTCGCGCGCCGCCGTGCGGACGGTCGCTGTGCTGTTCCCGCCCGACCGCGTCGCCGCGGCCGCCCGCGGCGACTCCGCGGCGGCCGCCGCCGTGACCGAGCGGTACCGTGCGGTTGGCGACGCCTTGGGCGTCGACGCAGTTGGCGCGCTGAAGCGCGGCGGGCCGCGCGAGGCGAACCGAGCGCTCGCGACGGCCCTCGCCGAGCGATATCCCGCGGAGCGACGCTCGACGGACGACGCCGTCGACGGGTCCGACTCGTGCGTCGGGGACCCGAACCGCGTGACCGTCGTTGTCAGGACGTGGTCGCCGTGA
- a CDS encoding DUF7286 family protein: protein MSARTDSGRSVAATRRLGVGRTAVVSCDDGAGSGGDGDRGMVPFALIAVVLLLGSVVYANTLALGGPVVVDTAADDALDRAESVGRPAVRAAATAAAREAALHPVTTPANTTVGRALDPDRPFRDALRLRIALASAEALANARTDAGGVTATASLPAVDSPNDVRAAIERVSVAPLANGTAMRVTVRNVTLTATRGGEAVATRKVNYNVAMALPVLAMHDRTVAYETRLNRSPFEGPGLGRALTWRLWSVAQARGTAQYLGAPISNVLASRHVELSTNAASLRAQGTTYGRSDPAGRAAMIRATGRVGAQDLLVPAMDSGPSWTGRVLDAGETATARTDGSPSTEPADDRWGPSGGAAGADDISVGVNATADRAFIAFLDDDSADGFDAAVRGAYRSQATRRVSVIGATRAQRPPPSSPGPNWALLSERDDQRIVVVDRESRRDGSARSVADERRTVAVRHRVTRRWTRSGSIRTTTATWTDRYRVRVTLSVEYAPTTGPERPTAPTYVRGGPLDGPNLADVPAAARAELLPPGAADREARAAIRARTNEAGFGHATADRTIVHGDRPAGLDDWVYRDLIGLRERVRNVSVPVSRSAVAAGEANAARRLATAIRSRRATLVDAPETYDGAADRARVAARAGYVDAVLADLDARAGGSTARNEEYLDRIGEIRGDADDRIDDLARVAAAATAPEPAPAGRWHAGEVTLTPRGTPGYLPVTAVDSEHVGSLAPGESVHPLAARNTNLFAVPTGDAADAVTDAALPEKRTASLPEAGRALVAANRTAAATNTSSSPDGDHDSARATLQRRVTDELRAVDLRALAVLDRRTSLSREDRIAAVRAANRRWSAPGERTAAVVNGSYATAVARAATVRAGPGDGDEIDRDRLALRLRVETADTATNASVDVPEGIRAGTVDETRAARRAALRRAAKRAGSNATERLHKRYGKGKLGPVLAGLPVAPVPGYWYATVNVWDVEVAGAYPRFAVTAPVGGPDGGDGRVRYVRDGRNVTVDVDGDGSAERLGRSERVTFRTWTVVVVVVPAGPSGVGDVDGNADERSAGWPCPSVPNGSGTATATDVPGCPRSGGE from the coding sequence GTGAGCGCCCGGACCGACTCCGGCCGTTCGGTCGCCGCGACCCGCCGACTCGGCGTCGGAAGGACCGCCGTGGTGTCGTGCGATGACGGTGCCGGTAGCGGCGGCGACGGCGACAGAGGGATGGTTCCCTTCGCGCTGATCGCCGTCGTCCTCCTGCTCGGCAGCGTCGTCTACGCGAACACGCTCGCGCTCGGCGGGCCGGTCGTCGTCGACACCGCCGCCGACGACGCGCTGGATCGGGCGGAGTCGGTCGGCAGGCCGGCCGTCCGCGCAGCGGCGACAGCCGCCGCGCGGGAGGCGGCGCTGCATCCGGTGACGACGCCGGCGAACACGACCGTCGGACGCGCGCTTGACCCCGACCGGCCGTTCCGGGACGCGCTCCGGCTGCGGATCGCGCTCGCATCCGCCGAGGCGCTGGCGAACGCGCGGACCGACGCCGGCGGCGTGACCGCGACCGCGTCGCTGCCGGCGGTCGATTCGCCGAACGACGTCCGGGCCGCCATCGAGCGCGTCTCGGTCGCGCCGCTCGCGAACGGAACCGCGATGCGCGTCACCGTCCGGAACGTGACGCTTACGGCGACCCGCGGGGGCGAGGCCGTCGCGACGCGGAAGGTGAACTACAACGTCGCGATGGCGCTCCCCGTCCTCGCGATGCACGACCGAACCGTGGCCTACGAGACGCGGCTGAACCGCTCCCCGTTCGAGGGGCCGGGGCTCGGTCGGGCGCTCACGTGGCGCCTGTGGTCGGTCGCGCAGGCCCGCGGTACCGCGCAGTACCTCGGCGCTCCGATCTCCAATGTGCTCGCGTCCCGGCACGTGGAGCTGTCGACGAACGCCGCGTCCCTGCGCGCACAGGGGACAACGTACGGCCGCAGCGACCCGGCGGGACGCGCCGCGATGATCAGGGCGACCGGCCGCGTCGGGGCGCAGGATCTCCTCGTGCCGGCGATGGACAGCGGCCCCTCGTGGACCGGTCGCGTCCTCGACGCGGGCGAGACGGCGACGGCGCGGACGGACGGATCGCCGTCGACCGAACCCGCGGACGACCGCTGGGGCCCGAGCGGCGGCGCCGCCGGCGCAGACGACATCTCGGTCGGGGTGAACGCGACCGCGGATCGGGCGTTCATCGCGTTCCTCGACGACGACTCCGCAGACGGGTTCGACGCCGCGGTTCGCGGCGCGTACCGCTCCCAAGCGACGCGACGCGTCAGCGTGATCGGTGCCACACGCGCACAGCGCCCGCCGCCGTCGTCACCGGGGCCCAATTGGGCGCTCCTGTCGGAACGGGACGACCAGCGGATCGTCGTGGTCGACCGCGAGTCGCGCCGTGACGGCTCCGCGAGGTCGGTCGCCGACGAGCGACGGACGGTCGCCGTCCGACACCGGGTGACGCGACGATGGACGCGGAGCGGGTCGATACGGACGACGACGGCGACGTGGACGGATCGCTATCGCGTTCGGGTCACGCTGTCGGTCGAATACGCGCCGACGACCGGACCGGAGCGACCGACCGCCCCGACCTACGTCCGTGGCGGCCCGCTCGACGGGCCGAACCTCGCGGACGTGCCGGCGGCCGCGCGGGCGGAGTTGTTGCCGCCGGGGGCGGCGGATCGGGAAGCACGAGCCGCGATCCGCGCCCGGACGAACGAGGCCGGATTCGGACACGCGACGGCCGATCGAACGATCGTCCACGGCGACCGACCGGCCGGACTCGACGACTGGGTCTACCGGGATCTGATCGGCTTGCGTGAGCGGGTTCGGAACGTCTCCGTTCCCGTGTCGCGCTCGGCCGTCGCCGCCGGGGAGGCGAACGCCGCCCGACGGCTGGCGACGGCGATCAGGAGCCGACGGGCAACGCTTGTCGACGCGCCGGAGACGTACGACGGCGCCGCCGACCGGGCGCGTGTAGCTGCCAGGGCGGGGTACGTCGACGCCGTCCTCGCCGATCTCGACGCGCGGGCCGGCGGCTCGACCGCGCGAAACGAGGAGTATCTCGATCGGATCGGGGAGATCCGTGGCGACGCGGACGACCGAATCGACGACCTCGCCCGTGTCGCCGCCGCCGCCACAGCGCCGGAGCCGGCGCCCGCCGGACGGTGGCACGCCGGCGAGGTGACGCTCACGCCGCGCGGGACACCCGGATATCTCCCGGTGACGGCCGTCGACTCCGAGCACGTCGGTTCGCTGGCGCCCGGGGAGTCGGTCCACCCGCTGGCCGCGCGCAACACGAACCTGTTCGCCGTGCCGACCGGCGACGCCGCGGACGCCGTCACCGACGCCGCGCTTCCCGAGAAGCGCACCGCGTCGCTTCCGGAGGCAGGACGGGCGCTCGTCGCCGCGAACCGGACCGCCGCGGCGACGAACACGAGTTCGTCCCCGGACGGCGACCACGACAGCGCGCGAGCAACGCTACAACGACGGGTGACGGACGAGCTCCGTGCGGTCGACTTGCGCGCCCTTGCGGTACTCGACCGCCGGACTTCACTCTCTCGTGAAGACCGGATCGCCGCGGTTCGCGCGGCGAATCGAAGATGGTCGGCGCCGGGGGAACGAACAGCCGCGGTCGTCAACGGCTCGTACGCCACCGCGGTCGCGCGCGCCGCGACCGTCCGCGCCGGCCCCGGCGACGGCGACGAGATCGACCGGGATCGGCTGGCGCTCCGGCTGCGTGTCGAGACCGCCGACACCGCGACGAACGCCAGCGTCGACGTTCCCGAGGGGATCCGCGCCGGTACCGTGGACGAGACGCGGGCGGCGCGGCGCGCGGCGTTGCGCCGGGCGGCCAAGCGGGCCGGCTCGAACGCCACGGAACGGCTCCACAAGCGCTACGGGAAGGGAAAGCTCGGACCGGTGCTCGCCGGACTCCCGGTCGCGCCGGTCCCCGGCTACTGGTACGCGACGGTGAACGTCTGGGACGTGGAGGTCGCCGGCGCGTATCCCCGGTTCGCGGTCACCGCCCCGGTCGGCGGCCCCGACGGCGGCGACGGGCGAGTCCGCTACGTCCGCGACGGCCGGAACGTGACGGTCGACGTGGACGGCGACGGGAGTGCCGAGCGGCTCGGGCGCAGCGAGCGTGTCACCTTCCGCACGTGGACGGTGGTCGTGGTCGTCGTCCCGGCCGGCCCGTCCGGCGTCGGCGACGTGGACGGGAACGCCGACGAACGATCCGCCGGCTGGCCGTGTCCGTCGGTGCCGAACGGCAGCGGGACGGCGACAGCGACCGACGTTCCCGGCTGCCCCCGGTCGGGCGGGGAGTGA
- a CDS encoding aldo/keto reductase, whose amino-acid sequence MATSGGTWAYRDRFGDRFGRTFFRRFGPGVVSSVGLGTYLGEPTDAVDDRYREALGTGLETGVNLVDTASNYRCGRSERVVGDALQESSVDRDRVVVASKAGFLPFDGERPDDPSAYVRERFVDAGLVDPADLARGSHCIAPGFLDEMLDRSLDALGVDTIDCYYVHNPETQLAVRDRDAVYDQLGAAFETLERRRAAGDIGGYGVATWEALRVPRGHDAFLDLAEILARAEAAADRVGVDDHGLRAVQLPFNVRMADAFTRERHDADAEGGPVSALEFCHREGLSVFASASLGQGDLTKEGSIPESVEAQLAGDSPAQRALNFARSAPAVTAALVGCSRVEHVRESVAAGTFDPLGASAFDSVFQ is encoded by the coding sequence ATGGCAACCTCCGGCGGCACGTGGGCGTACCGCGACCGCTTCGGCGACCGCTTCGGTCGCACCTTCTTTCGCCGGTTCGGTCCCGGCGTCGTCTCCAGCGTCGGCCTCGGCACGTATCTGGGCGAGCCGACCGACGCGGTCGACGACCGCTACCGCGAGGCGCTGGGTACGGGACTGGAAACCGGTGTCAACCTCGTCGACACCGCGAGCAACTACCGCTGCGGTCGCTCCGAGCGGGTCGTCGGCGACGCCCTCCAGGAGTCGTCGGTCGACCGCGACCGCGTCGTCGTCGCGAGCAAGGCCGGGTTCCTCCCCTTCGACGGCGAACGGCCGGACGACCCGAGCGCGTACGTCCGCGAACGGTTCGTCGACGCCGGCCTCGTCGACCCCGCGGACCTGGCGCGGGGGAGCCACTGCATCGCCCCCGGGTTCCTCGACGAGATGCTGGACCGGTCGCTCGACGCCCTCGGCGTCGACACGATCGACTGTTACTACGTCCACAACCCCGAGACGCAACTGGCCGTCCGGGACCGCGACGCCGTGTACGACCAGCTCGGCGCCGCGTTCGAGACGCTGGAGCGCCGCCGCGCCGCCGGCGACATCGGCGGCTACGGCGTCGCGACGTGGGAGGCGCTTCGGGTCCCCCGCGGTCACGACGCGTTCCTCGACCTCGCCGAGATACTCGCGCGGGCGGAGGCCGCCGCCGACCGTGTGGGGGTCGACGACCACGGCCTCCGGGCGGTACAGCTCCCGTTCAACGTGCGGATGGCCGACGCGTTCACCCGCGAGCGCCACGACGCCGACGCCGAGGGCGGACCGGTGAGCGCGCTGGAGTTCTGCCACCGCGAGGGGCTGTCGGTGTTCGCCAGTGCCAGCCTCGGACAGGGCGACCTGACGAAGGAGGGATCGATCCCAGAATCCGTCGAAGCGCAGTTAGCCGGGGACTCGCCGGCCCAGCGGGCGCTGAACTTCGCGCGCTCCGCGCCCGCGGTGACCGCGGCGCTGGTCGGCTGCAGTCGGGTCGAACACGTCCGCGAGAGCGTCGCCGCGGGGACGTTCGACCCGTTGGGTGCGTCCGCGTTCGACTCGGTGTTCCAGTGA
- a CDS encoding DUF7283 family protein produces MIDAPLDVWYAWLGLALAGAVTLGVVAGLPTAPPPDAVSVAATVDTVAAADAPATARYRIAADRVRVTTRGVSLRSDGGSAFAGFGTDAVVPVEPDGPLAGVALGDSPRHAFDSPGEFAVAVATARAEGSPTETDSGGDWTAGRTLHARHVSWGETDVTLVLVA; encoded by the coding sequence ATGATCGACGCACCACTCGACGTCTGGTACGCCTGGCTCGGGCTCGCCCTCGCCGGCGCGGTGACGCTGGGGGTCGTGGCCGGACTCCCGACCGCTCCGCCGCCGGACGCCGTCTCCGTCGCCGCGACCGTCGACACCGTCGCCGCCGCCGACGCGCCCGCGACGGCCCGCTACCGGATCGCCGCCGACCGCGTCAGGGTGACGACCCGCGGCGTCTCGTTGCGCTCCGACGGCGGCAGCGCGTTCGCCGGCTTCGGGACGGACGCGGTCGTCCCGGTCGAGCCCGACGGCCCGCTCGCCGGCGTCGCCCTCGGCGACAGCCCGCGCCATGCGTTCGATTCGCCCGGGGAGTTCGCCGTCGCGGTCGCGACGGCGCGTGCCGAAGGGTCGCCCACGGAGACGGACTCGGGTGGCGATTGGACCGCGGGCCGGACGCTGCACGCCCGGCACGTCTCGTGGGGGGAGACGGATGTCACGCTCGTCCTCGTCGCGTGA
- a CDS encoding DHH family phosphoesterase, which produces MWGPNSAAMAQVGTRAIQSGWDVVSANPRLVVAVAGGALALVAALALYRRLRRTPGERFRALLAGRESISVLLHPNPDGDAMAAGIAVAELAESVDTEVVVQYTGQVRRQENRAFRTVLDVELDRIDHVSDLAAEAVVLVDHNAPRGFAGADGVLPFAVVDHHPGEGGGDAYTDVRTDYGATASILAEYFRDTGATPIPPDAHETEVTGATLSTRTATGLLYGIISDTNRLTRGASAADFAAAAYLQPGVDEDNLERIADPAVSTEALDVKARAIAGREVRGSFAVSDVGRVSNVDAIPQAADELVGLEGVTAVVVLGERDGTIHLSGRSRDDRVHMGRALEAAVSDVDDASAGGHARMGGGQLGPQVTADGSEEVPVIGREELIDRLFDAMDGER; this is translated from the coding sequence ATGTGGGGACCGAATAGCGCCGCTATGGCACAGGTGGGTACGCGGGCCATCCAGTCGGGGTGGGACGTGGTCTCCGCCAATCCGCGGCTGGTGGTCGCCGTCGCCGGCGGCGCCCTCGCGCTCGTGGCCGCGCTGGCGCTGTACCGGCGGCTCCGGCGGACGCCCGGGGAGCGCTTTCGGGCGCTGCTTGCCGGCCGCGAGTCGATCAGCGTGCTCCTCCACCCGAACCCTGACGGCGACGCGATGGCCGCCGGCATCGCCGTCGCCGAACTCGCCGAGAGCGTCGACACCGAGGTGGTCGTCCAGTACACCGGACAGGTTCGCCGCCAGGAGAACCGCGCGTTCCGGACCGTCCTCGACGTGGAGTTGGACCGGATAGATCACGTCTCGGATCTCGCCGCCGAGGCCGTCGTCCTCGTCGATCACAACGCCCCGCGGGGGTTCGCGGGCGCCGACGGCGTGCTCCCGTTCGCGGTCGTCGACCACCACCCCGGCGAGGGCGGCGGCGACGCGTACACGGACGTTCGCACCGATTACGGCGCGACCGCGAGCATCCTCGCGGAGTACTTCCGCGACACCGGCGCGACGCCGATCCCGCCGGACGCCCACGAGACGGAGGTGACCGGCGCGACGCTGTCGACGCGGACGGCGACGGGCCTGCTGTACGGCATCATCTCGGACACGAACCGGCTGACGAGGGGGGCCTCCGCGGCCGACTTCGCCGCGGCGGCCTACCTCCAGCCCGGCGTCGACGAGGACAACCTCGAACGGATCGCCGACCCGGCCGTCAGCACGGAGGCGCTGGACGTGAAGGCCCGTGCGATCGCCGGCCGCGAGGTCCGCGGCTCCTTCGCCGTCAGCGACGTGGGGCGGGTCTCCAATGTCGACGCCATCCCGCAGGCGGCCGACGAACTCGTCGGGCTGGAGGGGGTGACCGCGGTCGTCGTCCTCGGCGAGCGGGACGGAACGATCCACCTCTCGGGGCGCTCTCGCGACGACCGCGTCCACATGGGTCGTGCGCTGGAGGCCGCCGTGAGCGACGTGGACGACGCCTCCGCGGGCGGGCACGCCCGGATGGGCGGCGGCCAGCTCGGCCCGCAGGTCACGGCCGACGGGAGCGAGGAGGTCCCCGTGATCGGCCGCGAGGAACTGATCGACCGACTGTTCGACGCGATGGACGGCGAGCGGTAG
- a CDS encoding HVO_0758 family zinc finger protein, with translation MKSTRKGLREGELEKDNYERLLCAECGTSLAKENPPEEVYSVRTCPDCDREWKELR, from the coding sequence GTGAAATCTACACGGAAGGGGCTCCGCGAGGGTGAGCTGGAGAAGGACAACTACGAGCGGCTGCTGTGTGCCGAGTGCGGCACGTCGCTCGCGAAGGAGAACCCGCCGGAGGAAGTGTACTCCGTTCGAACCTGTCCGGACTGCGACCGCGAGTGGAAGGAGCTGCGCTGA
- a CDS encoding type II secretion system protein, with protein sequence MIASRRWPERYVDRVEPDGNLERACAFLGLSVDAERIATAAATVGVLLGACTFVGALGWSLLDGSAGTALAVPVAVGFAATVGWVAFSGIRRAPVLAAAVARTRAVADATTITSALSLSLRLTPVPERAVRFAADGGGGPLHRSLADHADRAAVAGAGDGGLREFAAEWREWFPALDRSVALLLAAADADTGGDRTRLLERAVAAVEDDLRDRTASFAGDLRAPVTGLYAFGVLLPLALVSTLPAAVAAGVTIPPLAFVATYDLVLPAALAVTAGRLLLRRPVALPAPRVDATHPDVPDRRGVALLSGATAAAVGWVAAPVVAGGWASPVLAAGAGVGTGLCVHLGPRREVRRTIEERNRGLSDALALIGRRVADGEAVERALPAVAASLSGPTADALAAASRRMSALGIPVGTALAGEGGPFAPERGAGGRAAAAVVAIAAAATEGRPAGDALVAHADRLDALAAAERDARRELAAVTGTLRDTAALFGPLVGGATVALAGRLDGLEGLGGAGGIGSGVGEVGRAAGGAVAGEAAALPASLVGPVIGVYVLALAATLTAFATGLERGLDVTVVGYRVGLALVAASGAFLAGHAAVAMLVA encoded by the coding sequence GTGATCGCTTCGCGCCGGTGGCCGGAGCGGTACGTCGATCGAGTCGAACCCGACGGGAACCTCGAACGGGCGTGCGCGTTTCTCGGGCTCTCAGTCGACGCCGAACGGATCGCCACCGCGGCCGCGACTGTCGGCGTCCTCCTCGGGGCGTGTACGTTCGTCGGCGCGTTGGGGTGGTCACTTCTCGACGGCAGCGCGGGGACGGCGCTCGCCGTCCCGGTCGCCGTCGGGTTCGCGGCGACCGTCGGCTGGGTCGCGTTCTCGGGGATCCGCCGCGCGCCCGTGCTCGCAGCGGCCGTCGCCAGGACACGCGCCGTCGCGGACGCGACGACCATCACGAGTGCGCTGTCCCTGTCGCTCCGGCTCACCCCCGTCCCCGAGCGGGCGGTCCGGTTCGCCGCGGACGGCGGGGGCGGCCCACTCCATCGGAGCCTGGCCGACCACGCCGATCGCGCCGCGGTCGCCGGCGCCGGCGACGGGGGCCTCCGGGAGTTCGCCGCGGAGTGGCGCGAGTGGTTCCCGGCGCTCGACCGGTCGGTCGCGCTCCTGCTCGCTGCCGCCGACGCCGACACGGGCGGGGACCGGACCCGGCTGCTGGAGCGCGCGGTCGCGGCCGTCGAGGACGACCTGCGCGATCGGACGGCGTCGTTCGCCGGCGACCTCCGCGCGCCGGTCACCGGCCTGTACGCCTTCGGGGTGCTGCTCCCGCTCGCGCTCGTCAGTACGCTTCCGGCGGCGGTCGCAGCCGGCGTGACGATCCCGCCGTTGGCGTTCGTCGCGACGTACGACCTGGTGTTGCCCGCGGCGCTCGCGGTCACGGCCGGCCGACTGCTGCTGCGCAGGCCGGTCGCCTTGCCCGCACCGCGTGTCGACGCGACGCATCCGGACGTTCCCGACCGACGGGGAGTCGCGTTGCTCTCGGGCGCGACGGCTGCCGCAGTGGGATGGGTCGCGGCTCCGGTCGTCGCCGGCGGGTGGGCGAGTCCGGTGCTCGCCGCCGGCGCGGGCGTCGGGACCGGCCTCTGCGTCCATCTTGGCCCGCGCCGGGAGGTGCGGCGGACGATCGAGGAGCGGAACCGCGGGCTGAGCGATGCGCTCGCACTCATAGGCCGCCGTGTAGCCGACGGCGAGGCCGTCGAACGCGCGCTTCCGGCGGTCGCGGCGTCGCTGTCGGGACCGACCGCGGATGCCCTCGCGGCCGCAAGTCGCCGGATGTCGGCGCTCGGGATCCCGGTCGGCACAGCCCTCGCCGGTGAGGGCGGTCCGTTCGCTCCGGAGCGCGGGGCCGGCGGCCGAGCGGCCGCCGCGGTGGTCGCGATCGCCGCCGCGGCGACGGAGGGTCGGCCCGCCGGCGACGCGCTGGTGGCGCACGCCGACCGGCTCGACGCGCTCGCGGCCGCCGAGCGCGACGCGCGTCGGGAGCTGGCTGCCGTGACGGGGACGCTCCGCGACACCGCCGCCCTGTTCGGGCCGCTCGTCGGCGGCGCGACGGTCGCACTGGCGGGGCGGCTCGACGGACTCGAGGGGCTCGGCGGGGCCGGCGGGATCGGGTCGGGTGTCGGCGAGGTCGGGCGGGCAGCCGGCGGCGCGGTCGCCGGGGAGGCTGCCGCGCTCCCGGCGTCGCTCGTCGGACCGGTCATCGGCGTGTACGTCCTGGCGCTCGCGGCCACGCTGACCGCGTTCGCGACGGGGCTGGAGCGCGGGCTCGACGTGACGGTCGTCGGCTACCGCGTCGGGCTCGCGCTCGTCGCCGCCAGCGGCGCGTTCCTCGCCGGGCACGCCGCCGTCGCGATGCTCGTCGCGTGA
- a CDS encoding DUF5791 family protein translates to MLYDALAEPDGATPGDLLEAYATELAAALDGADPAAVAAETGVDESVVAAMAAGDADAIAAVRLADAAAVLEREEGVPADDIAYEVRDHVMMEMVTAILDVDTIAAEIDADLTGQEVQQALEGRTRLTLGELAEIQALMIERTP, encoded by the coding sequence ATGCTCTACGACGCCCTCGCGGAGCCGGACGGGGCGACACCGGGGGACCTGCTCGAGGCGTACGCGACCGAGCTGGCGGCGGCGCTCGACGGCGCCGACCCAGCGGCCGTGGCCGCCGAGACCGGGGTCGACGAGTCGGTCGTCGCGGCGATGGCCGCGGGCGACGCCGACGCGATCGCGGCGGTTCGGCTTGCCGACGCCGCGGCCGTCCTCGAACGCGAGGAGGGCGTTCCCGCCGACGACATCGCCTACGAGGTGCGCGATCACGTGATGATGGAGATGGTGACGGCCATCCTCGACGTGGACACGATCGCCGCCGAGATCGACGCCGACCTCACCGGTCAGGAGGTCCAGCAGGCGCTGGAGGGTCGCACGCGACTCACGCTCGGCGAGTTGGCCGAGATCCAGGCGCTCATGATCGAGCGCACGCCGTAA
- a CDS encoding DUF7285 family protein: protein MSRSSSSRERAFAEPTVALAAVLALSFGIAAYTVVLGGVGDRRPTAEPTLERVHDEITVGGVADPERFDRAGAVIARTDTRANATLRVAGRRWRVGPAVPERATAAANRATASRRVGVALAPGRVRPGRLRVTVWR from the coding sequence ATGTCACGCTCGTCCTCGTCGCGTGAGCGCGCGTTCGCCGAGCCGACGGTGGCGCTTGCTGCGGTGCTCGCGCTGTCCTTCGGGATCGCCGCCTACACGGTCGTATTGGGCGGCGTCGGCGATCGACGGCCGACCGCCGAGCCGACGCTGGAACGCGTCCACGACGAGATCACGGTCGGCGGCGTCGCGGACCCGGAGCGGTTCGACCGAGCCGGCGCCGTGATCGCTCGGACGGACACTCGTGCGAACGCCACCCTGCGCGTCGCCGGGCGACGGTGGCGCGTCGGGCCCGCGGTTCCCGAGCGAGCCACGGCCGCCGCGAACCGCGCGACCGCGAGCAGACGCGTCGGCGTCGCGCTCGCACCCGGACGCGTTCGACCGGGGCGGCTCCGGGTCACGGTGTGGCGATGA
- a CDS encoding SDR family oxidoreductase produces MHVTIIGCGYVGLELARQLLANGHDVVGVRRSESGSEAVEATGATAVAADATDPDSLSALPDTDAVVFAASSGGRGADAARAVYVEGIRNVIREYGARESPPDRLVYTSSTGVYGDHGGDWVDEETPLDPTTDKTRVLAEAERVAREEAAAVGIDGTAARFAGLYGPDRYRLDRYLDGPVTAGYLNMVHRDDAAGAVRFLLEADLARDKVVLVVDDEPADKWAFADWLADECGVEQPEKRTKEERIAAGDLSTAAERRIRTSKRCSNDRLRELGYEFKYPTYRTGYRAAIEAYRGE; encoded by the coding sequence ATGCACGTCACGATCATCGGCTGCGGCTACGTGGGCCTCGAACTCGCACGCCAACTCCTCGCCAACGGCCACGATGTCGTCGGCGTTCGCCGATCGGAGTCGGGATCGGAGGCCGTCGAGGCGACCGGCGCGACGGCCGTCGCCGCCGACGCGACGGACCCCGACTCGCTGTCGGCGCTGCCCGACACGGACGCCGTCGTGTTCGCCGCCAGCTCCGGCGGCCGCGGCGCCGACGCCGCCCGCGCGGTGTACGTCGAGGGGATCCGGAACGTGATCCGGGAGTACGGCGCCCGCGAGTCGCCGCCGGACCGTCTCGTGTACACCTCGAGTACCGGCGTGTACGGCGACCACGGCGGCGACTGGGTCGACGAGGAGACGCCGCTGGACCCGACCACCGACAAGACCCGCGTGCTCGCCGAGGCCGAGCGCGTCGCCCGCGAGGAGGCGGCCGCCGTCGGAATCGACGGCACGGCCGCTCGCTTCGCGGGGCTGTACGGTCCCGACCGCTACCGGCTGGATCGGTACCTCGACGGCCCGGTAACCGCGGGCTACCTGAACATGGTCCACCGCGACGACGCCGCCGGCGCGGTGCGGTTCCTGCTGGAGGCGGACCTCGCGCGCGATAAGGTCGTCCTCGTCGTCGACGACGAGCCCGCCGACAAGTGGGCGTTCGCCGACTGGCTGGCCGACGAGTGCGGCGTCGAACAGCCCGAGAAGCGCACGAAGGAGGAACGGATCGCGGCGGGCGACCTCTCGACGGCCGCCGAACGGCGGATCCGCACGAGCAAACGCTGCTCGAACGACCGGCTCCGGGAACTGGGATACGAGTTCAAGTATCCCACGTATCGAACCGGATACCGGGCGGCGATCGAGGCGTATCGGGGCGAGTAA